The sequence ACGACAGTGCCCAGGAAATGTGCTGGTGCGTGCCACGCGATATGGGATGGTCTGCCAGCACGACACACAGCTTTCTTGGCAATATGGGGCAGCTCATCCGCTTCATGCACAGCATGGGGGTATTGCTGGACGTGGAGCCGCCGATATCAGGCAATCACAAGACCCCCAGCGCCAAACGCATTCATTTCGCCACCCTGAGACAGATGGAAAAGGTACGTACCCATCTTCTCGCAGTCCCCGATGCAATGCCTGATGCCACCATGCAGTGGCTCAGCATCGCACTGGGCTTCCACGGGGGGATGCGCGCCAGCGAGGTCTGCGCCCTGACCCTACGGGACATTCGCATCGAATGTCCTCAAGGCACCTTTTCGCTCGAGCAGTGGTTGGAGGAGCAGTGGTTGGAGGACCACTGCCCGGACGAGCCCGCAAAGGCGCTACCTGATACGGGGTTCTCACCTCCCGCACCGCATGAGAGAGAGATCCTGCACGTGAAGTTGCGTGAACTGCTGAAGTCATTGCCGGAGATTGAGTGCCGCGTTTATATTCACGCCGGAAAGACGCCTTCAGCGCGGCGCGTACTTCCCCTGCACCTTCTGACATTCTTCGGCGATATCGAACTGTTGGCAGCATGGTGGGTATATCGACGGCGATGCTTCCCTTCGACAGCCCTCTCTGATATCGCGCTGTTCGGCCCAAGCGAGAGTTGTCAGGCATTCAATCATGCCGGTCTGATCGCTCCGGCAATCGACACCATGAGAAGTGTGCTGGGGAGTGCCATCGATTTTCACTCGTTGCGCCATGCAGCTGTCAGTTGGTGGTTGATCCGTCTTGAGGCAGCACAGAGCCGTGACATACTCGACGACTTGCAGGAGCATGGCTCCTGGGGACTGCAAAAAGCGCCCCTGAAACGCTTTCTGAAGGGAGTTCGAGGCTATGCCGGACAGGACAGTCAGGATCGCGGCATGTTGTTGTATCAACTTGCCGTCTGGATCGGCCACCGCACCCCGGAACAGACATTGACGCACTATGCCCATAGTCTGGAATACCTGCACCGGCAGGCCATGCGGCGCGCCAGTGAGTACACCCGGGCGATCACACCCTGGGTCGCCCCAATAACATGAGGTGCCATGGCCTGACTCAACGCCTCTCCAAGCCCCCCAACAGGCAGCCGCCTTGTCGTGCCCCAACGGGGGGCCGTATCGGGATCACACCGGAGCAAACAACAAGGCCAGATCCTCCTCATCAAACAGGGGGCCCTCCTCCTGACGCCCACTCCCCCCTTCCAGTACTGATGCGGCAAGATCCGCCTTGCGAGACTGCAGCTCCAGGATGCGCTCCTCAACAGTTCCTGCACAAACCAGCTTGTAGACAAACACCGGATTCTTCTGGCCCATCCGATGAGCACGCCCGGTGGCTTGGGCCTCTACGGCAGGATTCCACCAGGGATCGTAGTGGATGACCGTATCTGCCGTCGTGAGATTGAGCCCAGTCCCCCCTGCCTTTAGGCTGATCAGGAATACGGGTACCTCGCCACGCTGAAATTGCGCCACACGCTCGGTTCGCACTGCCCCGGGCGTCTGCCCTGTGAGAGTCAAGTGAGAAATCCTCTCCCGCTCCAGTGCTCCCCCGATCAATTCAAGCATTTCCGTAAATTGTGAGAAGATGAGGATACGCCGACCGTCCTCGACCAACGATGGCAACAGTTCACGTAACGCCTCCAGTTTGGCTGAGCGCTGCACCGTCGCCGCACTTTGATGTTTGACAAGCCGTGGGTCACAACACACCTGGCGTAATTTCAACAGGGCATCCAGCATCACGATGCCGGAGGCCGCCAGCCCACGTGTCTCGATCGCCTCCTTGACCCGTTGATGCTGTGTCAGTCGAAGACTCTCATAAAGCTCTCGCTGTGCACCGGTCAGCGTGACGTCTCGCTGAGACTCCGTCTTGTCCGGCAATTCATTGAGCACTTGCTGTTTGGTACGCCGGAGGATGAGTGGCGAGATACGCCGAGAGAGTCGCTGACTCACAGCGTCGTCAGCATGTTTCTCGATAGGGGTACGAAAATGCCGACCAAACCACTGCTGGCTTCCCAGGGCGCCTGGCGCAGCAACATCCAATTGCGCCCATAACTCACCCAGGTGGTTTTCCAATGGCGTTCCGGTCATCGCGATCATGCGATCTGCATTGAGCCTGCGTACGGTACGCGCCGTCTGACTGGCAGCATTCTTGATGGCTTGGGCCTCATCCAGTACCACGATACCGAAGTGCTGCTCGCACAGATGCTCGATATCTCGCACCAGGAGGGGGTATGTCGTGATGACGAGATCCACATTGGCGACAACAGTATCGATCTGCTCACGACGGCTGGCCTTGGCTCCCTGAAGCGCCAGCACGCTCAGTGTCGGTGCAAATCGAGCCGCTTCGGCGCACCAGTTACCGACGAGACTTGTCGGGGCCACCACCATGACAGGCCCGCGCAGCTCCCCTCGCGAACGCTCATCGAGCACGTGTGCAAGGATCTGAATGGTTTTTCCAAGCCCCATGTCATCGGCCAGAATACCCCCCGTATTCAACTCCGAGAGAAATCGTAACCAGGCCAGTCCTCGCGCCTGATAATCGCGCAACTCCCCCTGGAAACCGTCAGGGGCTGGCAATTTATCAGGAAGCTCACGCAATCGTTGGGCAAGGGCAACGGCATCCTCTCGCCCCACCCAGCGCTCATGATCTGCCAAGGGGGCCAGCTGATCGATGGAGGTCAAGGGCACACGCAGGGCGTTTGTGGGTGCCTCGCTATCGTGAAGCCAGTCCATCAAGGGAGCCAACCAGGCACGTAGCCTGGCAAGTGGAAGCACCAGCCGACGATTATCCGGCAGGTGTACGACCCAGTTTGCTCCCGCTTCCTCATCCTCCTGGGGCGTCAACGGGAAGTCTTCGCGCTGAATGAGTTGACGCAGAATGGGGAGCAGATTGAAGGATTCATTCTCCACCTCAACGCCCAACGCAAGATCGAACCAACCATTCTCGGCAGGCTCGAGCGCGCCATACCAGTTGTCTGGCGATAGATATTCAGGCTCTTGAGGGAAGTCATCACTGAACTCAACCGCACATCCCGCCTGACGTAATTGCAGGATCATGTCCCACCATTCCTCAGGAGCAGAAAGACAGGTCCTCCATTGCGCCGCATTTTCTGGCACCTGCCTATCTATCGGCAGCAGCAAGCTCCACGAGGGCAACTCCAACCCATCTGGTACATCGTGGTGCGCGGCGAGTTCTTCCAACGTGACCATGCCTGGCGGAATGGCGCGAATCAGCGCGATTTCCGCCTGTTGATCACGTGGTATCGTCAAACGCTGTCCATCGCGCAGCCCCTGGGCTACCTCTCCCTCCTCTGGGGGTATCTCGATACCGGCATAGCTCAGGGTCACGACACCAGCGCCCAACCGAATAGGAGTTTCGTTCCAGACATGGCGGCGCGTTGGCAGACGTGCCTGTGCGACACACATGGTGATCTTCAGCTTGGGTTTCACATCCTCGAGCGTTGTTTCCACGAGGGTTCTCGGAGAGGGGACCTGGGCTGCCAGCCCCGAGACATTCTGGAGACGAGAGGTCAACCACTCGCTCATTTCCGGCGGTAACGCGGGAACATGCTGGAGTTGGCGCCAAAGCTCAACATCCCCCTCCAGCGGGCCAACCTGCTTATTCTGAGGGTCAAGATAACAAAGCGACTTGCCGACACTGGCCACGATAGCCGCGGGAGACAAGACATCTTCAGGTATCGTGGACATCTGCAGCCGCTGCACACCCTGCTCATCCATCTGCCAGGTCGGGGCGATACGGCAGGTCGGCCCAATACCAAGCTGTGGACCCGTCTGCTTCTGATGGAAAAGCAAGGGGGAGGCATCGCTTTCCAGCAGGGACCAGAGTGCCTTCGCCTGGAATGCCTTGTTCAACGTCACCCCTTTGGATTGCCCGGGAAAGTACCATTGCGAATCTTTGCTGCCATGCAGTAACTGCTCGATGGCCTCCTCCTGCGCCGGCTGCCATCCCATTGCAGGGACAGGTGACAACTCCCCCGCGTGAGAGACTTCAACTTTTACTGGCGAGACCCAACGATCAAGCTGCGTCTTGCTCTTGGAGGGCCTCAACCACACCGGCTGCACCGTCAGCGCGGGAAGCCCCCTGTGGCCAGACTGCACATCAAGGAACAAACCGAGACGGTGGTTGGCACCTACCTGTGTGGCTGACGGCACCGCTGAAGCTTGACTATGGTGTTGCAGCCAGATCGTCCACTCGCGTTTCGCCGCCTGAAACGATGACGCCTGCTCCACTTCATCAGGCTCAAGCGTGTCGGGAATCTCCAGAGCTTTACCCAGAGGACCGGTACTCAGAAAGGTATCGATCAATGCGACTGCGTGCTTGCAGGTACTGCCCACCGGACAACTGCAAGCTGTTCGCATCTGGTGCCGAGTGCCCGCAGGAGTCAACATGATCATCGTGCGATAAGGGGTGCCCAGACTGCCCGCGACATCGCCAGAAAGCGTCAAACCACTCTTCTCATCCAACTCTACCTGCCACTGCTCATCCACTCGCTGCTGGCGCGCGTAACGCAGACCACGCTCCAAGGTGCCTGCATCAAACCCATCACGCCATCCATGCTGAAGGAGTGCGATATTCAAGGCGAACGATGCATTACTCAAACCAGTGGCTGCCACAACGGCACTCTCCATAGAAATATGACGATATTGGAGCAAATTACGCGACTACTAGTAAACCAGACGGATTCGCCGCCGTCGGGCAGGCTTAACAAGCCTCATGGTCCGGAGTAAATCTCCATTCATAGAGGCTTGCTCCGATAGCCAGAGAAGTGAGCGAACATCATGAGAATGAAGGTATCAGTCGCGATGCCACTTGAGACTCTCCGGTGCAGCGTCCTACCCCATTTCGGTATCCTTGCCCTTCCACAGCACACCAAGAAAGCTCCCCATGAAGCGTTATGAACGCTTTGCCGCCGAGATCTCCAACCTGATTCGTACCGGAACTCTCGCGCCGGGTGAGCGCGTGCCGTCGGTGCGCCAGGCCAGCAAGGCACATGGCATCAGCCCCTCTACCGTCTTTCAGGCGTATTACCTACTGGAGAATCAAGGCCTGATCTGTGCGCGGCCGCGCTCAGGGTATTTCGTGCGTGACAATGCCTCGCGGATACTCGATGAACCGCATGTCCCCTGCAGCAGCAAGCCCCTTCCGATGTCGCCGTCAGTGAACTGGTGTTCTCGGTGCTGGGCTCACTGCGCGACAACGACACCGTCCCCTTCGGCTCTGCCTTCCCGAGCCCGGAGCTCTTCCCCCTTGCACGGCTTGCGACCAGCATGACGCGCGGGCTGCGCCAGCTGTCATCGCATGCCGCGATCTCCGACATGACCACAGGCCATCCTGACCTGTGCCGACAGATCGCTCAGCGCTACATGGTCAACGGCATGCAGCTGCCGACAGAGGAGCTGGTAATCACCAATGGCGCGATGGAGGCGCTCAACCTTGGTTTGCAATGCGTCACCCAGCCCGGTGACCTGGTCGCCATCGAGTCGCCGGCCTTCTATGCCACGCTTCAGGTGCTTGAGCGGCTCAAGTTGCGCGCGGTGGAAATTCCGGTACATCCGCGCGACGGGATTGATCTCGAGGTGCTCGAGAACCGTCTGGAGACGCTGCCCATAAAGGCCTGCTGGTTCATGAGCCATCTGCAGAATCCGCTGGGGGCCAGCCTGAGCGATACACGCAAGGCCCAACTGTATGCGCTGCTCTGCCGTCATCAGCTGCCAATGCTGGAGGATGACGTCTACGCGGAGCTGTAGGTCCGTCACACCGATGGCTATCACTAAAGAGATGCTGACATGACATGCCCGACACGCGAGACACATTCAGCGCCACTGCATGCCCCCACAGTCAGACTCGACGACGAGCTATCCGAGACGCCCGCGCACCCGGCCAGTTGGCTCAACAAGCTCGGCTGGCTGGCGATGATCTGGGGAGGCAGTGTCAGCGCGCTGGGCCTCGTCTCTCTGGCGCTGCGCCGCTTCATGCAGGCCGCGGGCCTTGCGCCCTGAAAGCAGCCGGAGAAGGCATGACGTAGATATGCAGAGACGCCGGAGCAGAGAATGCTCCGGCGTCTTTCTTGGTATCAGCGGCTTTTGGCTCTAGCCCAAGCAAAGAGGCCTTTTCCGCTTATCATGCGCCATTCGATGGTGACGCTGTCGCCCACGGGATGTCGGCCCGGGTGGCGGCCGTGCGAAGATAGCGCTTTGAAACGCCCATGGCGTTACCCCGCCAATGTTTGACAGGAGGCATGCGTGTATTCGATTCGTCTGTGGGCCGCACGTCACGCGCGACTGCTGGAGCTCACCTATCAGGCCGTCGAGCCGGTGATCATCAAACTGCAGCCGCTGTGGAAGTCCGTCGGTTACGCACGCGCCGAGAAGCCCGTCGCCAGACTGGAGCAAGCCTGCAAGGGCTTGCTGTTTGATTGCCAGATGTGTGGCCAGTGCATTCTGAGTTCGACCGGCATGTCCTGCTCAATGAACTGCCCCAAGCACCTGCGCAACGGCCCCTGCGGCGGTGTCATGCAGAATGGCAACTGTGAAGTCGAACCGGACAAGCGTTGTGTCTGGGTGAAAGCTTGGGAAGGTAGCCAGCGGATGAAGGACAGCGATGCGATCCAGATCGTGCAGTTGCCGGTGGACCATCGCCTGCAGGGCACCTCATCCTGGCTGCGCGTGGCCCGGCAAGCCGCTGAGCGTCGAGAGAGCCTGACATGACCTCCAGACTCACTATCCCCGACAACACCCAACTGTCACCTGCCGAAGGCGTTGGCAACGTCGGTCGCCTCGAGCAGGTACTCAGGAGCGGGCAATTCGCCGTCACCGCCGAGCTGGCGCCGCCCGACTCGGCCGACCCGCAGGAGGTGCATGCACGCGCGCAGCTGTTTGCCGGTCATGTGGATGCCATGAACGCCACCGATGGCTCGGGCGCCAACTGCCACATGTCGAGCGTAGCGATGTGCGCCCTGCTGGCCCGCGAAGGCCATGAGACGGTGATGCAGATCTCGTGTCGTGACAGAAATCGCATCGCCATTCAGGGCGATGTGCTAGGAGCCGCGGCGCTGGGCATCCGCAATCTGCTGTGCCTGACCGGAGACGGCGTGCAGGTCGGGGATCACCCCGAGGCCAAGCCGGTGTTCGACCTCGACTCCCTGTCGCTGCTGGAAATTGTCGCCGGACTGCGTGACAAGCACACCTTCGCCAGCGGCCGGACACTGACCTCAGCGCCTCAGGTATTTCTGGGCGCCGCCGCCAACCCCTTCGCCCCGCCCTTCGCGTTTCGCCCTCATCGACTGGCCAAGAAGATTGCCGCCGGCGCCCAGTTCATCCAGACACAATACTGCTTCGACCTGCCACGCTTTCAGGCCTTCATGCATCGTGCCCGTGATCTGGGGCTGCTGGAGAAGTGCTTCATTCTGCCCGGCGTCGGCCCGCTGGCCTCGGCACGCACCGCCGAGTGGATGCGACGCCATGTTCCCGGCGTGCATATCCCGGATGACGTTCTCAAGCGCTTGAAGGGAGCCCGGGATCAGAAGGCGGAGGGCCGGGACATCTGCATCGAGATGATCCAGCAGCTGCGTGAGATCGAGGGCGTCAGCGGCGTGCATATCATGGCGCATCGCCAGGAAGCCTTCGTGCCCGAGATCATCCAGCGCGCGGGCATTCTTGGGTCGCGTAGGCCATACACGCCGCAAGCCCCGCTGGGCGCTACATCGCCCATTGGCTGATATGTTTCTGGGTCAAATCCATGAATCGATATCCCGCCATGCGCAAATTGCTTGTCTCGGCGGGCTATCAGATCTGCGCATATGAAGATGCTGGCATGCTTGAAACCAGCAAGATCGTATTCCAGAAAACGCTGTAGCCTTGCCGAGGGGGACGCGCTGCTAAAGGCTCAATCCTCAATAGCGCCTCTGGACACATCACTTCTCATGAGACCTCTGCTACCGGCGTTGTAAAACTCGCCTTGATCCAGTCCATCAGTGCCTGTTTGGCCGCAGAGTGCTCATCGGGATTTACGTCGATCAATACATACCCGCAATCAGTACTCAGCCCGAATTCCTCCAGCGCGATCAGGGTGCCCAATGCCAGCGCTTCTTCACACAGACCCTGCCAGCCAAGTGCGACCCCCTGGCCTGCGGCAGCGGCCTGCAAGAGCAATGGGTAATTGTTCAGTGTCAGTTCGCGTTGTCCACCATCCCCATGAATGCCCTGCGCAGCGAGATAGGTCGGCCAATCCATCCAGGCCTGGCCCTGTTCGGCTGTCAATGTAAGCAGCGGCAAATGGCTGAGCCGCTGAAGGTTCTCGATCGGACCGTGCCGCTCCAGAAATTCTGGACTGCAGACAGGAAAGACTCGCTCACGCAACAGGCGTGGCCGCGAGTCATCTCCTCCACAGAACAACAGTGCCACGTCGATATTCTGCACCGAGTGATCGAGCACGCCCTGATTGGTCATACAATGCACATCAATGCTTGGGTGAAGCCGACGAAACTCTGGCAGGTTAGGCATCAGCCACGCACTGGCAAAGGCAAAGTCAGTCAAGATATTGAGTGTCGGCGAAGGCGTCAGCTGTTGAATGTCATTGAGGCTCTTTTCAATGACCGCGAATCCCTCCTGCACACTACTGAATAATCGCTCGCCAGCTTCCGTCAGACGAACCCCACGGTGCACTCGTTTGAAAAGAGTCACCCCAAGGGCCTCCTCAAGCGCGCGGATCTGCTGACTGACAGCAGACTGGGTAGAACGCAACTCCTGAGCGGCGTGCGTGAAGGCACGATGACGTGCAGCCACCTCAAAAACGCGCAAAAGGTTGGGTGACACATGATGACCAATCTTTGCCATAAGCTCAGTTAATACCTTCTGATTAATAATGAGGCAGTTTACAGATTAACGAGGCTCATGGAGACTCGCGACTGCATAACATTTCATGATAGGAAGATCGCTGGTAAAGGCCATATTCCGGAGCGCTCCATAACCAATATTAATGCAGGGAGTACAGGGCTCGCCCTACCACTTCATACCCTGCACTCACGAGCGTATTACCTGCTGCCTAGCAATATGTGAGTCACGACGTCACATCCTGACTTCCCACAGGATCAGCGCCCCATGCAGGGCACCCGTCGTCCAGCCTCTTCTCGTTTTTTGCGCTGGGACACAGCGTCAAGGTCAACGAAAAGCTCGTGCCAGGTGCCTCGAGACTCATGATGTCTGTGCCAGATCAATGATCTGACTTGCCATGCCAGCTCATCTACCAGTGACACAACCTGTTATCCAGAAGATCAATATCACGACGGCGACCCAGCCTCCTGACGCACTACCGGGCTGAAACGACAACTCAATGGTTTCGCCATATCGACTCCCCCTCCCCAACATTCCAGGAGCTTGAGATTGAGCATGACACCCAAGGATGACGACCCTCTAGCCACGCGCGATGAACCGCAAACGGAGCCAAGCAATCACCTCAACCATGCGGTGTTTCGGTATTCGCTGATCGCCATCGTGCTGCTCGTGGCGTATGCCATAGGCTTCACGGAACAGGCCACTGCCTTCTTTGGTGATTGCCTCGATTGGATCGGGAATACCTTCGGCTGGTATTACATGCTGGCCGTCACGCTCTATGTCATCTTCGTGGTCGGTATCGGCCTGTCACGCTTCGGACGCATTCGACTGGGGCCTGACCACTCGCGCCCCGAGTTCTCGACACTCTCCTGGGCGGCCATGCTGTTCGCTGCAGGTATCGGCGGCGCAATCCTCTTTTTCGTGGTATCCGAGCCACTGTCGCACTTTCTGACACCTCCAGGGGGCTCAGGCACGACAGAAGAGATGCAACGCCGAGCCATCGTGCAGACCTTCATGCACTGGGGGATTTCCGGCTGGGGAGTCTTTGTGGTGATGGGAATGGCGCTTGCCTATTTCAGCTATCGTCACCGATTGCCGCTTGCCATTCGCTCGACCCTGTTCCCGCTGCTTGGCAACCGTATCTACGGCCCCATTGGCAATGCAGTAGACATCACAGGGGTGCTGGCTACCGTTTTCGGGATCGCCACGGCACTCGGGATAGGCGTAATGCAGATGAACTACGGCCTGAACTATCTGTTCGGTGTCGACGAAGGACTGATCTCCCAGATCCTGATCATCATCATGGTCATCGTACTGGGTACGATGTCCGTGGTATCAGGTGTCGAAAAAGGCATCCGCCGCCTGTCGGAACTGAACCTGCTACTGGTCGGAGGACTGGTGCTGTTCGTGCTACTACAGGGGCCCACGTTACACCTTCTCAATGCATTGGTAACGAATGTAGGGGACTATGCGACCGCTTATCTAGGGTTGAGCTTCGAAACCTATGCCTACGCCCCCGATAAACAATCATGGTTCAACAGCTGGACCGTCTTCTTCTGGGGCTTCTGGATTTCCTGGGCTCCGTTCGTGGGTCTGTTCCTGGCTCGTATCTCCCGCGGTCGCACCATCCGCCAGTTTGTAGCTGGTGCGCTATTCATTCCCTTATCCTTCGTCATGATCATGATGAGTGTTTTCGGCAACTCGGCCATCGAGATGGTGCAATCCGGCGCGGTGGAGCTGGGCGAGCAGGCGCTCAATACACCGCAGACCAGCATCTACACCTTCCTGGAACAACTGCCCGGTGTCGGCTTTACCGCGAGCCTGCTGACATTGTTGAGCATCGTGTTC comes from bacterium Scap17 and encodes:
- a CDS encoding DEAD/DEAH box helicase is translated as MESAVVAATGLSNASFALNIALLQHGWRDGFDAGTLERGLRYARQQRVDEQWQVELDEKSGLTLSGDVAGSLGTPYRTMIMLTPAGTRHQMRTACSCPVGSTCKHAVALIDTFLSTGPLGKALEIPDTLEPDEVEQASSFQAAKREWTIWLQHHSQASAVPSATQVGANHRLGLFLDVQSGHRGLPALTVQPVWLRPSKSKTQLDRWVSPVKVEVSHAGELSPVPAMGWQPAQEEAIEQLLHGSKDSQWYFPGQSKGVTLNKAFQAKALWSLLESDASPLLFHQKQTGPQLGIGPTCRIAPTWQMDEQGVQRLQMSTIPEDVLSPAAIVASVGKSLCYLDPQNKQVGPLEGDVELWRQLQHVPALPPEMSEWLTSRLQNVSGLAAQVPSPRTLVETTLEDVKPKLKITMCVAQARLPTRRHVWNETPIRLGAGVVTLSYAGIEIPPEEGEVAQGLRDGQRLTIPRDQQAEIALIRAIPPGMVTLEELAAHHDVPDGLELPSWSLLLPIDRQVPENAAQWRTCLSAPEEWWDMILQLRQAGCAVEFSDDFPQEPEYLSPDNWYGALEPAENGWFDLALGVEVENESFNLLPILRQLIQREDFPLTPQEDEEAGANWVVHLPDNRRLVLPLARLRAWLAPLMDWLHDSEAPTNALRVPLTSIDQLAPLADHERWVGREDAVALAQRLRELPDKLPAPDGFQGELRDYQARGLAWLRFLSELNTGGILADDMGLGKTIQILAHVLDERSRGELRGPVMVVAPTSLVGNWCAEAARFAPTLSVLALQGAKASRREQIDTVVANVDLVITTYPLLVRDIEHLCEQHFGIVVLDEAQAIKNAASQTARTVRRLNADRMIAMTGTPLENHLGELWAQLDVAAPGALGSQQWFGRHFRTPIEKHADDAVSQRLSRRISPLILRRTKQQVLNELPDKTESQRDVTLTGAQRELYESLRLTQHQRVKEAIETRGLAASGIVMLDALLKLRQVCCDPRLVKHQSAATVQRSAKLEALRELLPSLVEDGRRILIFSQFTEMLELIGGALERERISHLTLTGQTPGAVRTERVAQFQRGEVPVFLISLKAGGTGLNLTTADTVIHYDPWWNPAVEAQATGRAHRMGQKNPVFVYKLVCAGTVEERILELQSRKADLAASVLEGGSGRQEEGPLFDEEDLALLFAPV
- a CDS encoding DUF2474 domain-containing protein, with amino-acid sequence MTCPTRETHSAPLHAPTVRLDDELSETPAHPASWLNKLGWLAMIWGGSVSALGLVSLALRRFMQAAGLAP
- a CDS encoding methylenetetrahydrofolate reductase → MTSRLTIPDNTQLSPAEGVGNVGRLEQVLRSGQFAVTAELAPPDSADPQEVHARAQLFAGHVDAMNATDGSGANCHMSSVAMCALLAREGHETVMQISCRDRNRIAIQGDVLGAAALGIRNLLCLTGDGVQVGDHPEAKPVFDLDSLSLLEIVAGLRDKHTFASGRTLTSAPQVFLGAAANPFAPPFAFRPHRLAKKIAAGAQFIQTQYCFDLPRFQAFMHRARDLGLLEKCFILPGVGPLASARTAEWMRRHVPGVHIPDDVLKRLKGARDQKAEGRDICIEMIQQLREIEGVSGVHIMAHRQEAFVPEIIQRAGILGSRRPYTPQAPLGATSPIG
- a CDS encoding LysR family transcriptional regulator, with protein sequence MAKIGHHVSPNLLRVFEVAARHRAFTHAAQELRSTQSAVSQQIRALEEALGVTLFKRVHRGVRLTEAGERLFSSVQEGFAVIEKSLNDIQQLTPSPTLNILTDFAFASAWLMPNLPEFRRLHPSIDVHCMTNQGVLDHSVQNIDVALLFCGGDDSRPRLLRERVFPVCSPEFLERHGPIENLQRLSHLPLLTLTAEQGQAWMDWPTYLAAQGIHGDGGQRELTLNNYPLLLQAAAAGQGVALGWQGLCEEALALGTLIALEEFGLSTDCGYVLIDVNPDEHSAAKQALMDWIKASFTTPVAEVS
- a CDS encoding BCCT family transporter produces the protein MTPKDDDPLATRDEPQTEPSNHLNHAVFRYSLIAIVLLVAYAIGFTEQATAFFGDCLDWIGNTFGWYYMLAVTLYVIFVVGIGLSRFGRIRLGPDHSRPEFSTLSWAAMLFAAGIGGAILFFVVSEPLSHFLTPPGGSGTTEEMQRRAIVQTFMHWGISGWGVFVVMGMALAYFSYRHRLPLAIRSTLFPLLGNRIYGPIGNAVDITGVLATVFGIATALGIGVMQMNYGLNYLFGVDEGLISQILIIIMVIVLGTMSVVSGVEKGIRRLSELNLLLVGGLVLFVLLQGPTLHLLNALVTNVGDYATAYLGLSFETYAYAPDKQSWFNSWTVFFWGFWISWAPFVGLFLARISRGRTIRQFVAGALFIPLSFVMIMMSVFGNSAIEMVQSGAVELGEQALNTPQTSIYTFLEQLPGVGFTASLLTLLSIVFFVTSADSGALVLANFTYVLRDVNHDAPIRLRILWSVLIGVITIALLMAGGLKTLQSVAVITALPFSAVIFMVMISMYRALNIENEKADARQLTSAVSGEDIDWRERLSRTLDGTTRHGAASILKHSVRPALQQLASELQSHGHQASVTNRDSDEVENGCPTLQVDFPGAPSFLYQVRPCRMRTPSFLPADDDYYLRLDVHLAEGGIGQDLNGFTRNQVIHDVLNEYQRHLQFLNQVDKNLDLANIPAGHMMQEPVDEVSPQTTQEAQSATEPLAERS